One Lacunisphaera limnophila DNA window includes the following coding sequences:
- a CDS encoding TIR domain-containing protein — MSDPGKAVFLSYASQDAEAAKRICDALRAAGVEVWFDQNELVGGDQWDGKIRGQISSCALFVPLISANTQARLEGYFRLEWKLAAQRTHTMADEMTFLLPVLIDGTRDAEARVPAEFRAVQWTKLPAGEATPAFCVRVRKLLDGTAAGVVDPGLPGSTSPATSRPVPPRRGASKWWWVLPIFGVTMAMVLVMKEARKEPAPSSSNGPAPTMTQPVSEARKLANQAMQLLEDPNFTRETSWLADELCQRALALDAGDAEVWAVAAFASHNLFSNTYDTSAGRREKARSQAARASQVDPQSVRAALAVARCLEGTGNDGELLRILQELHRRAPADQQVLFSLVRAEGGMGNETAVQDLIRKFRALPRTGLFPLALWFEELRLRTLGRYAEAEAMLDEMLADPGVLRGAYYEKLNLLMRSWHDLAAAAPFIEKIPARFRQEPAFGSAIAYYWLWRAEPEKALQALAQVPQDYFEEYAAREPKGYLTGWAHAIAKRPAAAQAEWRAALTLVDERLKTDARNPSLLNQRALLLALTGQREAAREAWQLRVELGGEQNPVGLEAETQVLVALNEPEAALAAIEREWSRRKPMGRVRALPVIRYHPAYAVIRGDPRLQRILKEDEAELHVLKEQQTRSAPAKEPTTASSAADAKSVAVLAFANLSDDKANEYFSDGISEELLNVLAKVPGLKVAARTSAFYFKGKEVPIPEIARQLGVAYVLEGSVRKQGDKVRITAQLIKAADGFRVWSDTFTRDLKDIFAVQDEIAGLIAKNLELKMSMGESVPRQAVRPDAYQAFLLGRSAAAKASVVELREAVGHFERAVALEPKYTAAWVQLASIHTRLGRWGGAPTLASWAAARAAIDQALALEPESPDVLLAQGWILRTAEWDWRGAERSFRRALALQPNNPEILAGTAVLLFNIGQTEEAFRLARLAVQLDPLNPSTQIDLSIMFFESKNWVESERAARRALQLAPGGTSYHSVLAWPLINQGRYAEAEASLALDLDVVQQSGTRGLLGLARGDLAMVREMLARLEQLARTEPDRADLQTCTAWLYAGLGDKDRAFAALEKARISRDPSIAWLRENTELTPLFSDPRWQELMRKVGLADGQ, encoded by the coding sequence ATGAGTGATCCCGGCAAAGCCGTTTTCCTCAGTTACGCTTCGCAGGATGCCGAGGCGGCGAAGCGCATTTGTGACGCGCTCCGCGCCGCCGGCGTCGAGGTGTGGTTCGACCAGAACGAGCTGGTGGGCGGGGACCAGTGGGATGGGAAGATCCGCGGGCAGATTTCGTCGTGCGCGCTGTTCGTGCCGCTCATCTCGGCGAACACGCAGGCGCGGCTGGAGGGGTATTTCCGGCTGGAGTGGAAACTCGCCGCGCAGCGCACGCACACCATGGCCGACGAGATGACCTTCCTGTTGCCCGTGCTGATCGACGGCACGCGCGACGCCGAGGCCAGGGTGCCGGCGGAATTCCGCGCCGTGCAGTGGACCAAGTTGCCGGCGGGCGAGGCCACGCCGGCCTTTTGTGTGCGGGTGAGGAAGTTATTGGATGGAACTGCAGCCGGGGTCGTTGATCCCGGCCTTCCGGGCTCAACGAGCCCGGCTACATCAAGACCGGTGCCACCCCGCCGCGGGGCGTCCAAATGGTGGTGGGTGCTGCCGATCTTCGGCGTGACGATGGCGATGGTGCTCGTCATGAAAGAGGCACGCAAGGAGCCGGCCCCGAGCTCATCGAATGGGCCGGCGCCCACGATGACCCAGCCCGTTTCCGAGGCCCGCAAGCTGGCGAACCAGGCGATGCAGCTGCTCGAGGATCCGAACTTCACGCGGGAGACCTCGTGGCTCGCCGATGAACTCTGCCAGCGGGCTTTGGCGCTGGACGCGGGCGATGCGGAGGTCTGGGCGGTGGCGGCGTTCGCGTCCCACAATCTCTTTTCCAACACCTACGATACCAGCGCGGGCCGGCGCGAGAAGGCGCGCTCGCAGGCGGCGCGTGCCAGCCAGGTTGACCCGCAGTCGGTGCGGGCGGCGCTCGCGGTCGCCCGTTGTTTGGAAGGCACCGGCAATGACGGGGAATTGCTGCGGATACTGCAGGAGCTGCATCGCCGGGCCCCCGCCGACCAGCAGGTGCTCTTCAGCCTCGTGCGGGCCGAGGGGGGGATGGGAAATGAAACCGCCGTGCAGGACCTCATCCGGAAATTCCGCGCCCTGCCGCGCACAGGCCTGTTTCCGCTCGCGTTGTGGTTTGAGGAGCTGCGGTTGCGCACGCTGGGCCGCTATGCCGAGGCGGAGGCCATGCTGGACGAAATGCTCGCGGATCCCGGGGTGCTGCGCGGGGCCTATTACGAGAAACTCAACCTGCTCATGCGGAGCTGGCACGACCTGGCGGCGGCCGCTCCGTTCATCGAAAAAATTCCGGCCCGCTTCCGGCAGGAGCCGGCCTTCGGCTCCGCGATCGCGTATTACTGGCTCTGGCGTGCGGAGCCGGAGAAAGCCCTGCAAGCCCTCGCCCAGGTGCCGCAGGATTATTTCGAGGAATACGCCGCCCGCGAACCCAAGGGATACCTCACGGGTTGGGCGCATGCCATCGCCAAGCGGCCGGCGGCCGCGCAGGCCGAGTGGCGCGCTGCGCTCACCCTGGTTGATGAGCGGCTGAAGACCGATGCCCGAAACCCGTCCCTGTTGAATCAACGCGCCCTCTTGCTGGCCTTGACGGGCCAGCGCGAAGCCGCGCGGGAAGCGTGGCAGCTCCGGGTCGAGCTGGGCGGGGAGCAGAATCCGGTCGGCTTGGAGGCGGAGACCCAAGTCCTCGTGGCCCTCAATGAACCGGAGGCCGCGCTGGCCGCCATCGAGCGCGAATGGTCCCGGCGCAAACCCATGGGCCGGGTCCGGGCCCTGCCCGTCATCCGCTACCATCCCGCCTATGCGGTGATCCGGGGGGATCCGCGCTTGCAGCGTATCCTCAAGGAGGACGAGGCGGAGCTGCATGTTCTCAAGGAGCAACAAACCCGCTCCGCGCCCGCCAAGGAACCGACGACCGCGTCCTCCGCTGCGGACGCCAAATCCGTCGCCGTGCTGGCGTTCGCCAACCTCTCCGACGACAAGGCCAACGAGTATTTCTCCGACGGCATCAGTGAGGAGCTGCTCAACGTGCTGGCCAAGGTGCCCGGGCTGAAGGTCGCGGCGCGGACCTCGGCATTCTATTTCAAGGGCAAGGAGGTGCCGATACCGGAAATTGCGCGCCAACTCGGCGTGGCCTACGTGCTGGAGGGCAGTGTGCGCAAGCAGGGCGACAAGGTTCGCATCACCGCGCAGCTGATCAAGGCGGCGGATGGCTTCCGCGTCTGGAGCGACACCTTCACCCGCGACCTGAAGGACATCTTCGCCGTCCAGGATGAAATCGCGGGGCTGATCGCGAAGAACCTCGAGCTCAAGATGAGCATGGGCGAGTCGGTCCCGCGGCAGGCGGTGCGGCCCGACGCCTATCAGGCCTTCCTCCTCGGCCGGTCCGCAGCGGCCAAGGCGAGCGTGGTGGAGCTGCGCGAAGCGGTCGGTCATTTCGAGCGGGCGGTGGCGCTGGAGCCGAAGTACACGGCGGCCTGGGTGCAACTGGCGAGCATCCACACCCGGCTCGGCCGCTGGGGTGGGGCGCCGACGCTGGCCTCTTGGGCGGCGGCCCGCGCGGCCATTGATCAGGCGCTGGCGCTGGAACCGGAATCACCCGACGTGCTGCTGGCGCAGGGCTGGATCTTGCGCACCGCCGAATGGGACTGGCGGGGCGCCGAGCGGTCGTTCCGGCGGGCGCTGGCCCTGCAGCCCAACAATCCCGAGATCCTCGCCGGCACGGCGGTGCTGCTCTTCAACATCGGCCAGACCGAAGAGGCCTTCCGGCTGGCCCGGCTGGCGGTCCAACTCGACCCGCTCAACCCCAGCACCCAGATTGACCTGAGCATCATGTTTTTCGAAAGCAAGAACTGGGTCGAATCGGAGCGGGCGGCGCGCCGGGCGCTGCAATTGGCCCCCGGGGGCACGAGTTACCATAGCGTGCTGGCCTGGCCCCTGATCAACCAGGGGCGCTATGCCGAGGCCGAGGCGTCGCTCGCGCTCGATCTGGATGTGGTCCAGCAGAGCGGCACCCGGGGGTTGCTGGGCCTGGCGCGCGGCGACCTGGCGATGGTCCGCGAGATGCTCGCCCGCTTGGAGCAGCTGGCCCGCACCGAACCCGACCGCGCCGACCTGCAGACCTGCACCGCGTGGCTGTATGCCGGACTCGGGGACAAGGACCGCGCGTTCGCCGCGCTGGAGAAAGCCCGGATCAGCCGCGACCCTAGCATCGCGTGGCTGCGCGAAAACACGGAATTGACGCCCCTTTTCTCCGATCCACGCTGGCAGGAGTTGATGCGCAAAGTCGGCCTAGCTGACGGCCAGTAG
- a CDS encoding TIR domain-containing protein yields the protein MAEPNKAVFLSYARDDAAAARRIAEALRSAGLEVWFDENELRGGDQWDAKIRKQIDACTLFVPVISTHTQTRTKGYFRLEWKLAVDQTHLLAEGVPFIAPVVIDDTKESAAVVPPEFMRVQWSRLPGALPTPSFVEQVKRLLEGKPLEGGRPRPTGVGASLDDARGRAQGAPLQKGLPRWTWGALTAVVVGVAIAFGVARKPAPAPENVPGPQAPAPAPAVAVAAPVAPAAGAKSIAVLPFANMSPEAENAFFADGIHEDVITGLAKIRDLKVISRTSVLAYREAASRNLRKIAADLGVAFVLEGSVRRAGQKVRVTAQLIDARSDEHLWAETYDRDLTDVFALQGELAREIAGALKANLTAGERALIERRPTQDSVAYDLYMQGRVLKQELSATAPPEAYAPIIALYQRAIDRDPAFVDAYVQLALLHGTMYWFGGVDPSPARRALAQAAMEAAQKIAPDAPETRIAQAAFAYTCENDWGKALAAFQAAEAGLPNDAELQYRIGISLRRLGRWPEALEHIERSVVLNPRDRSYVTTQIETLFTMRRYSAIPPLAERFLALFPGDGWLQSYFIRGQYELDGNRAAYLRKLADTPPLPADKHALQAAYVQAFRAGDLAAAEKALSDPRMVTFVSSASGVLAMPASFPRAMVTWLRGDTAGSQAAAREALAHFEAGPWSPRQQRLVNHYIALAKCYLGDGQPAEIMGQAEQLARYDSLMAALVWTESARVLALTGHPEEALVCLRRAVAGGASDTPRELRADPCYAQLKDDPRFEEILRSAKTL from the coding sequence ATGGCCGAGCCGAACAAAGCCGTTTTTCTCAGCTATGCCCGCGATGACGCGGCGGCGGCGCGGCGCATCGCCGAGGCGCTGCGCAGCGCGGGCCTGGAGGTCTGGTTCGACGAGAATGAGCTGCGCGGCGGCGACCAGTGGGACGCGAAGATCCGGAAACAGATCGATGCCTGCACGCTCTTCGTGCCGGTCATCTCCACTCACACCCAGACGCGGACCAAGGGTTATTTCCGGCTCGAATGGAAACTGGCGGTGGACCAGACGCACCTGCTCGCCGAGGGGGTGCCCTTCATCGCCCCCGTGGTGATCGATGACACGAAGGAGTCGGCCGCCGTCGTCCCGCCGGAGTTCATGCGGGTGCAGTGGTCGCGCCTGCCCGGCGCGCTGCCCACGCCGTCCTTTGTCGAGCAGGTGAAGCGGTTGCTGGAGGGGAAGCCGCTGGAGGGCGGACGCCCTCGTCCCACCGGTGTAGGGGCGTCGCTCGACGACGCCCGCGGGCGCGCACAAGGCGCGCCCCTACAAAAAGGTCTCCCCCGCTGGACCTGGGGCGCGCTGACCGCCGTGGTGGTTGGCGTCGCGATCGCATTTGGCGTCGCGCGGAAGCCCGCGCCGGCGCCGGAGAACGTCCCCGGCCCACAGGCGCCGGCCCCCGCCCCCGCGGTTGCCGTGGCGGCGCCGGTGGCGCCCGCCGCGGGCGCCAAGTCGATCGCCGTCCTGCCCTTTGCCAACATGAGCCCGGAGGCGGAGAACGCCTTCTTCGCCGACGGCATCCACGAGGATGTGATCACGGGCCTCGCCAAGATCCGCGACCTCAAGGTCATCTCGCGCACCTCGGTGCTGGCCTACCGCGAAGCCGCCTCGCGCAACCTGCGGAAGATCGCCGCGGACCTCGGCGTCGCGTTTGTGCTCGAGGGCAGCGTGCGCCGCGCGGGCCAGAAGGTGCGCGTCACCGCCCAGCTGATCGACGCCCGCAGCGACGAGCACCTCTGGGCGGAGACCTACGACCGCGACCTCACCGACGTGTTTGCCCTGCAGGGCGAGCTGGCGCGGGAAATTGCCGGCGCACTCAAGGCCAACCTCACGGCGGGCGAGCGGGCCTTAATCGAACGCCGGCCGACGCAGGATTCCGTGGCTTACGACTTGTACATGCAGGGCCGCGTGTTGAAACAGGAACTCAGTGCGACCGCCCCGCCGGAAGCCTACGCGCCGATCATCGCCCTCTACCAGCGCGCCATCGACCGGGACCCGGCCTTTGTCGACGCCTACGTCCAGCTGGCCCTCCTGCATGGCACCATGTATTGGTTTGGCGGGGTGGATCCTTCGCCCGCGCGCCGGGCCCTCGCCCAAGCCGCCATGGAAGCAGCGCAGAAGATTGCGCCCGATGCCCCGGAGACGCGGATTGCCCAGGCCGCCTTCGCCTACACGTGCGAGAACGACTGGGGCAAGGCGCTCGCGGCCTTCCAGGCGGCGGAAGCCGGCCTGCCCAACGATGCCGAGCTCCAATACCGGATCGGCATCTCCCTGCGGCGCCTGGGCCGCTGGCCGGAGGCGCTTGAACACATCGAGCGGTCCGTGGTCCTGAATCCGCGGGACCGGAGCTATGTCACGACCCAGATCGAGACCCTGTTCACGATGCGGCGTTACTCGGCCATCCCGCCGCTCGCCGAACGGTTCCTCGCGCTCTTTCCGGGGGATGGCTGGCTGCAGTCCTATTTCATCCGGGGCCAGTATGAGCTCGACGGCAACCGCGCCGCCTATCTGCGCAAGCTGGCGGACACGCCGCCGCTGCCGGCCGACAAGCACGCCTTGCAGGCGGCCTACGTGCAGGCCTTCCGCGCCGGGGATCTGGCCGCAGCGGAAAAAGCCCTTTCGGATCCCCGGATGGTGACCTTCGTGAGTTCCGCGAGCGGGGTCCTGGCGATGCCGGCCTCTTTCCCGCGCGCGATGGTCACCTGGCTACGGGGAGATACGGCGGGTTCGCAGGCCGCCGCCCGCGAAGCCCTGGCCCACTTCGAGGCCGGCCCCTGGTCCCCCCGCCAGCAACGACTGGTTAACCACTATATTGCCCTGGCGAAGTGCTATCTCGGCGACGGGCAGCCGGCGGAGATCATGGGCCAGGCCGAGCAACTGGCCCGCTACGACAGCCTGATGGCGGCCCTGGTCTGGACAGAGAGCGCGCGGGTCCTCGCCCTCACGGGACATCCCGAGGAGGCGCTGGTTTGCCTGCGTCGCGCCGTGGCGGGCGGGGCCAGCGATACCCCGCGGGAACTGCGCGCCGATCCCTGCTACGCCCAGCTGAAGGACGACCCGCGCTTCGAGGAAATCCTGCGGTCCGCGAAAACGCTCTGA
- a CDS encoding S9 family peptidase produces MSFAVSSLQRLLPALLLMTSLPLVSRAAPVPPVAEKRPYVVPSPHGGRTDEYYWLRDDTRKDPAVLAYLEAENAYREAMTAHTQATEEALYTEIVARIKQDDASVPYRKAGWWYYTRFDAGKEYPIHARKRETLTAAEEVLLDGNTLAAGQKFFQIQQSVVSPDARILAWSQDNVGRRQWTLHFKDLTTGEVLPDRLENTTGEIAWANDNRTVLYVEKDPVTLLGVRVRKHVLGTAPATDAVVYEEKDNTFYLSVGKSRSDRFIEIVLDQTLTTETLVADASDPALVFRPVLPRERGHDYTVEDAGDDWIIRTNWQAKNFRVIRVPMARVADRTAWQDVIPHRTDGFVQNFAVFKDFLAVGERAGGLRQIRIKAWADGAEHVIGATEPAYTMALAQNAETDTPVVRYTYTSLVTPSTTYDYDMGTRTQTLLKRTPVLGTFDPANYQSEFLRAPARDGTLIPVSIVYRKGFRRDGTAALLQYAYGSYGISSDPTFSSARLSLLDRGAVVAIAHIRGGQEMGRDWYESGKLLRKQNTFTDFIDVTDYLVKQGYAAKDRVAAEGGSAGGLLMGAIMNLAGEKYRAVVAHVPFVDVVTTMLDETIPLTTNEYDEWGNPADKAYYDYMLAYSPYDQVAAKAYPATLVTAGLWDSQVQYFEPAKWVARLRARKTDNNPLLLNMNMSAGHGGASGRFQRFREVAESYAFLFDQWGISAEVAPRP; encoded by the coding sequence ATGTCCTTCGCCGTTTCCTCCCTGCAACGTCTGCTTCCTGCTCTCCTGCTCATGACCTCGCTTCCCCTGGTTTCGCGTGCCGCGCCGGTTCCGCCTGTGGCCGAGAAGCGACCCTACGTCGTGCCGTCGCCGCACGGCGGACGCACCGACGAGTATTACTGGCTGCGCGACGACACCCGCAAGGACCCGGCCGTGCTCGCCTACCTGGAGGCGGAGAACGCCTACCGTGAGGCGATGACGGCCCACACGCAGGCCACCGAGGAGGCGCTGTACACGGAGATCGTGGCGCGCATCAAGCAGGACGACGCCAGCGTGCCCTACCGCAAGGCCGGTTGGTGGTACTACACGCGCTTCGACGCGGGGAAGGAATACCCGATCCACGCGCGCAAGCGGGAGACCCTCACGGCCGCCGAAGAGGTGCTGCTCGACGGCAATACGCTCGCGGCGGGGCAGAAGTTTTTCCAGATCCAGCAAAGTGTCGTCTCCCCCGACGCACGAATCCTCGCCTGGTCCCAGGACAACGTGGGCCGGCGCCAGTGGACGCTGCATTTCAAGGACCTTACCACCGGCGAGGTGCTGCCCGATCGTCTCGAAAATACCACGGGTGAAATTGCGTGGGCCAACGACAATCGGACGGTCCTCTACGTGGAGAAGGATCCCGTGACGCTGCTCGGCGTCCGCGTCCGCAAGCACGTGCTCGGCACCGCGCCGGCGACGGACGCCGTCGTCTACGAGGAGAAGGACAACACCTTCTACCTGTCCGTCGGCAAGAGCCGCAGCGACCGCTTCATCGAGATCGTGCTCGACCAGACGCTGACCACCGAGACGCTCGTGGCCGATGCGTCGGACCCCGCGCTGGTATTCCGGCCCGTGCTGCCGCGCGAGCGCGGCCATGACTACACCGTCGAGGATGCCGGCGACGACTGGATCATCCGCACGAACTGGCAGGCCAAGAATTTCCGCGTGATCCGTGTACCGATGGCCCGGGTGGCCGACCGCACGGCCTGGCAGGATGTGATCCCGCACCGGACGGACGGCTTCGTGCAGAATTTCGCCGTCTTCAAGGATTTCCTCGCGGTGGGTGAGCGGGCCGGCGGCCTGCGCCAGATCCGCATCAAGGCCTGGGCGGACGGCGCCGAGCATGTGATCGGCGCGACGGAACCGGCCTACACCATGGCGCTCGCGCAGAACGCCGAGACCGACACCCCGGTGGTGCGTTACACCTACACCTCGCTGGTGACCCCGTCCACGACCTATGACTACGACATGGGGACGCGCACGCAGACCCTGCTCAAGCGCACGCCCGTGTTGGGGACCTTTGATCCGGCCAACTACCAGAGCGAATTCCTGCGGGCTCCGGCGCGGGATGGCACCCTGATCCCGGTTTCGATCGTCTACCGGAAGGGTTTCCGCCGCGACGGCACCGCCGCCCTGCTGCAATACGCCTACGGGTCCTACGGCATCTCCTCGGATCCGACTTTTTCCAGCGCGAGACTCTCGTTGCTGGACCGCGGCGCGGTGGTGGCCATCGCCCATATTCGCGGCGGACAGGAGATGGGTCGCGACTGGTATGAGTCGGGCAAGCTGCTGCGGAAGCAGAATACCTTCACGGATTTCATCGATGTCACGGACTACCTGGTGAAACAGGGCTACGCGGCCAAGGACCGGGTGGCGGCCGAGGGCGGCAGCGCCGGCGGCCTGCTGATGGGCGCGATCATGAACCTGGCCGGCGAGAAATACCGCGCCGTGGTCGCGCACGTGCCGTTTGTCGACGTGGTGACCACGATGCTCGACGAGACGATCCCGCTCACGACGAACGAGTATGACGAGTGGGGCAACCCGGCGGACAAGGCTTACTATGATTACATGCTGGCGTATTCGCCGTACGACCAGGTCGCGGCGAAGGCTTATCCCGCCACGCTCGTGACGGCCGGCCTGTGGGACAGCCAGGTGCAGTATTTCGAGCCCGCCAAGTGGGTGGCGCGCCTGCGCGCGCGCAAGACGGACAACAATCCGCTCCTGCTGAACATGAACATGTCGGCCGGGCACGGCGGCGCTTCGGGTCGCTTCCAGCGGTTCCGCGAAGTGGCCGAGAGCTACGCCTTCCTGTTCGACCAGTGGGGGATCTCCGCGGAGGTTGCGCCGCGGCCGTAA
- a CDS encoding toll/interleukin-1 receptor domain-containing protein, with the protein MSDPGKAVFLSYASQDAEAARRIAESLRASGVEVWFDVEGGLETGDEWDAKIRRQIKECVLFLPIISANTQAREEGYFRIEWELAAQRALGIASGVAFILPIVIDDTREPDALVPDRFRTVQWTRVRGGEMTPEAKAKFVKLWSHRAGVLKHQADVGASSREGGNADGRARGAPLPGSSPAPGWKVYAGLGVAIFALAGGATWWLLRPSPIALNSGPPPPAAPLKSAPVAARGGDLLAGKLGEEPAAPVVARDWPKHPDLKKAIDLIEGLESIPDDLALAEQLVKPILERSPADLEAVTVMARVQSQFMRRGFDRSDERSAQARLYGERALQLDPNEPEAMLAVATYLFARATNVTRAERLLRQAMERDPGNPRHGRMLADLLNVQPGRQAEALAQSQENVRRFPRDALSRYDLARHYKDQGRYEEFDRELDATLALTPLPNAIAWKARLQFGLHNDFPGMKRWLDQVPERVRGTERAVFGYFLYAAFGGDVEAGLDALRAFTQKWFTDFEYAGPTALLNADLLVRQGKAELARQQYEAAWLEIQRMRTTEPARIWLNYAEFWTLLGLGRKTEAKVAFGRLVEAQRRPYAQSLVTGWWFTLIPGALLIGERDTALEFLREGVVTWPEGRTAIRVRMQLDPRMAPWRDDPEIRAILAEPRTGE; encoded by the coding sequence ATGAGCGATCCCGGTAAAGCCGTCTTTTTATCCTACGCCTCCCAGGACGCGGAGGCCGCACGCCGTATTGCCGAATCCCTGCGCGCGAGTGGCGTCGAGGTGTGGTTCGATGTCGAGGGCGGTTTGGAGACCGGCGACGAGTGGGATGCGAAGATCCGGCGGCAGATCAAGGAGTGCGTGCTCTTCCTCCCGATCATCTCGGCCAACACGCAGGCGCGCGAGGAGGGGTATTTTCGCATCGAGTGGGAGCTGGCGGCCCAGCGGGCGCTCGGGATTGCGAGTGGCGTGGCCTTCATCCTGCCCATCGTGATCGATGACACGCGTGAGCCGGACGCGCTCGTGCCCGACCGGTTCCGCACCGTGCAATGGACGCGTGTCCGCGGCGGCGAGATGACGCCCGAGGCCAAGGCCAAGTTCGTGAAGCTCTGGTCGCACCGGGCGGGGGTGCTGAAACATCAGGCCGATGTCGGAGCGTCGTCCCGCGAAGGCGGGAACGCCGACGGGCGCGCCCGCGGCGCGCCCCTGCCAGGTTCCTCGCCGGCGCCGGGCTGGAAAGTCTATGCCGGGCTGGGCGTCGCGATCTTCGCGCTGGCGGGCGGCGCGACCTGGTGGCTGCTGCGGCCGTCGCCCATCGCGCTTAATTCCGGTCCCCCGCCGCCGGCCGCCCCGCTGAAGTCCGCTCCGGTCGCGGCGCGCGGCGGTGACCTGCTGGCCGGGAAATTGGGTGAAGAGCCGGCCGCGCCGGTGGTCGCCCGGGACTGGCCGAAGCACCCGGACTTGAAGAAGGCGATCGACCTGATTGAGGGCTTGGAATCGATCCCCGATGATCTCGCCCTCGCCGAGCAGCTCGTGAAACCGATCCTCGAGCGGTCCCCCGCCGACCTGGAGGCCGTGACGGTCATGGCGCGCGTCCAGTCACAATTCATGCGGCGGGGTTTCGACCGAAGTGACGAGCGCTCGGCCCAGGCACGGCTCTATGGGGAACGCGCCCTGCAGCTCGATCCCAACGAGCCCGAGGCGATGCTGGCCGTCGCGACCTACCTGTTTGCCCGGGCGACGAACGTGACCCGCGCCGAACGCCTGTTGCGCCAGGCCATGGAGCGAGATCCCGGCAATCCCCGCCACGGCCGGATGCTGGCTGACCTGTTGAACGTCCAGCCCGGGCGGCAGGCGGAGGCCCTCGCGCAGTCGCAGGAGAACGTGCGGCGCTTCCCGCGGGACGCGCTCTCACGCTACGACCTGGCCCGCCATTACAAGGACCAGGGCCGCTACGAGGAATTCGACCGGGAGTTGGATGCCACGCTGGCGTTGACCCCGCTGCCCAACGCCATTGCGTGGAAGGCGCGCCTCCAGTTCGGCCTGCACAACGACTTCCCGGGGATGAAGCGTTGGTTGGATCAGGTCCCGGAACGGGTGCGTGGAACCGAGCGGGCGGTGTTCGGCTACTTCCTTTATGCGGCGTTCGGGGGCGACGTGGAGGCGGGCCTGGATGCGCTGCGCGCCTTCACCCAGAAGTGGTTCACGGATTTTGAGTATGCCGGGCCAACCGCCCTGCTGAACGCCGACCTGCTGGTGCGCCAGGGCAAAGCCGAGCTGGCCCGCCAGCAATACGAGGCGGCCTGGCTGGAAATCCAGCGGATGCGCACGACCGAACCGGCCCGCATCTGGCTGAATTACGCCGAATTCTGGACCCTGCTGGGACTGGGTCGAAAAACCGAGGCGAAGGTGGCCTTTGGCCGCTTGGTGGAGGCCCAGCGGCGGCCCTATGCGCAGAGCCTGGTCACCGGCTGGTGGTTCACGCTGATCCCGGGGGCGCTGCTGATCGGGGAGCGGGACACGGCGCTGGAGTTTCTGCGTGAGGGTGTCGTCACTTGGCCCGAAGGGCGGACGGCGATCCGGGTGCGGATGCAGCTCGACCCGCGCATGGCTCCGTGGCGCGACGACCCGGAGATCCGGGCGATCCTGGCGGAGCCGAGGACGGGCGAATAG